In Centroberyx gerrardi isolate f3 chromosome 14, fCenGer3.hap1.cur.20231027, whole genome shotgun sequence, the genomic stretch ATTGACCTTACACGTCGCCAACTGGGTCAGTGTGCAGGCAGGGAAAACTGGAAACCGGCGGTCACGACTTAATCATCTTGAACTTGATTTAGGCTGTAGGATGGCGGGCTGAAATATTCATTAAAAAACCACTCAAATTAGATGTGGAATACAAAACGACGATTAAATCGTCTCAAAGCACAAGCCGACACCCTAAAACTTCTCTTTCAGTGAAAAGCTACAATGTGGACAGTTTGTGCTGATTCATTAAATTAGTAATCTGGCCTGCCATGCGCTTCCAATCAGATTAGATAGCTCTGAGCCTGATGACGTTCGTGGATAATagcggagaaaaaaaaaaaacgtttctcTTTTTATACTCACCATTTTTCCTGAAGCTGAGAAGCCTGAAGGGAgagttgaaatgaaaaagatgaagaggCTAAATTAACTCTTACAGATAGGCCTTTATGAGTCCTGTGTAAGACGTTAGTACACTGATTTTGTCTGGGTGGGGCCTTTTATAGTCTCCGACTCGGAAAAAGGGGTTGctgaatctgattggctgagcgtcACATGAGCTATTTTCCCATTGGATAAACGCGAACAGTCATCTTCCGCATTGGCACGCCACGAGTGACCAATCTATTCATGAAAGTAGGGCAATCACAAGAGGGTGTTGGGCGCTGATAGCTGGTCACAGACATCATCTGAATAATTTCTGACTGAATCAGGAttctttgctgtttttgtaTTGCTTCTTTACATTAATTTATTAGCAATATCTACAGTTATTTGATTCATTGACTGAATCCACCCAGTTCTTTTGTGCGAATTGAAACCAGCTGCTGCTCATCCATGTTGATTACCTAGACACCTAATCTCACAAATCAACAAGCACAAGAATACACTCTTATAATCCAGCATTTTGCCAGTTTCACTTGCTTTAACAACCACTGGTATACGTATAGAAATAGGCTACATGTCATGTCGCATGTCGTGGTCACAGCCCTAAtctcccccacccctctttATTCTCCATTTTCTGTCTCTAGGTCTACCACCAGGGGTCCCTGTAAAAGGAGAAACAGAGTTGCCTAATTCCAACGTAATTTCAATCACAAGAGGTCGGCATAATGAGAATGTACGGGCATGACTATTTCAATCATAGGTTTAACTCTCCCCACCTACATTACAGATAGCCTAGTTATATAAATCTGAATTAATGTAACCACAAACATCTTTACAGATGGTGCTCCTTATCAAATCATACCAAATGGGGGTGCCTGGTGTAATGCTTATCTATTTTGGGGTCCTTGGCATGCAAAAGATTTGTGAGCCACTGGGTTAGTCAGACCAGCATGGGGCATTCTCCACTGGATGAACACACTAATGCTCCATGCCCACAATTCAGTagtttcctctgtttttccaACTCCCTAGCCCCCATTTCCTATTAATAAGTGTTGAATTCATTCAACCGtgcactgtcctgtcctgccttgTTAATAACATGTGattagagaaaaagaaaaacccttAAACAAAGGACAAGCCTTTTTTCAAAGTTCAAACCGCTAAATGTAGACCAGCACAATGTTGATTTATAAAaatgctttttggctttgtccTTGATTGTGCAAATATTTCAGAGGAAAAGGCTAATTTTAATTAAATCTATTGCATTTATAccttggaaaatgaatgaaatttgtTTTCTTTCGATATATCACAGAAATTTGAAGAAAATTAATGTCACCCACTATTCTAAACATCAGCACAGATCTTTCTCAAATCAAAGCTTTAGCTTGAATTTGGTTCTATATTATTACTATTCTGATAATGTTCTATAAATAAGATCTATGGTGTGTACTGATGTATATTCTCTCATATGATTATGTGTATTTGGCCATCAGCTATTTGGCTCTGTATAATCTGAACACCTGGGTCCCTCTGAATAAGCATGGGTGTATCATAAATAAGTCACAAGGGAATGGTAGGCTATAGCAAGAGATGAAAGGGGAGAAAAAGCGAAGGAGGATATAATGCAGGCAAGCAAAATAGACTTCAAAGTGAAAAGGCAAGCTCCAACAAGTGTGTCAAATGACGTGTCCTCAGGATGTTAGTGCAGTATATGAAAAACACCACAATTATGTTCATTCCGAATTTTATTCACAGGCCAGAAACAATACAAATACTTTTTCAGTGTTGACTGGTCAACTGAAGAGATAATTAATAcctcaaaacattttaatgaaacaTCGAGACACTGTCAAATTTAAGTGCATTGTTTTTAGATATTGTGCTTTTGTAAGATTATTTAAGCATGTATGAGCACAAAAATTTTAAGTCAAATTACTTATtactcttctccttcctcctctccctcaccctcgaTGGAGTCGACTCCCACCTCCTCATAATCCTTCTCCAGAGCTGCCATGTCCTCTCTGGCCTCAGAgaactctccctcctccatacCCTCACCCACATACCAGTGCACAAAGGCACGCTTAGCGTACATCAGATCGAACTTGTGGTCAAGTCGAGCCCAGGCCTCCGCAATAGCGGTGGTGTTGCTCAGCATGCACACGGCCCTCTGGACCTTGGCCAGGTCTCCACCAGGGACTACAGTGGGGGGCTGGTAGTTGATGCCAACCTTGAAACCAGTTGGGCACCAGTCTACAAACTGGATAGAGCGCTTGGTTTTGATGGTGGCAATGGCAGCATTGACATCTTTGGGCACCACATCACCACGGTACAGAAGGCAGCAAGCCATGTACTTGCCGTGGCGAGGGTCGCATTTCACCATCTGATTGGCCGGCTCAAAGCAGGCGTTAGTGATTTCAGACACTGAGAGCTGCTCATGGTAAGCCTTCTCAGCAGAGATAACAGGGGCGTAGGTGGCCAGAGGGAAATGGATACGGGGATATGGCACCAAGTTGGTCTGGAATTCTGTCAGATCAACATTGAGGGCACCATCGAAACGAAGGGAAGCAGTGATGGAGGAAACTATCTGGCTAATAAGCCTGTTGAGGTTGGTGTAGGTAGGACGCTCAATATCGAGGTTCCTACGGCAGATATCATAGATGGCCTCATTATCTACCATGAAGGCACAGTCAGAGTGCTCTAGGGTGGTGTGGGTGGTCAGGATGGAGTTGTAGGGCTCCACCACAGCGGTGGACACCTGGGGAGCCGGGTAGATGGAGAACTCCAGCTTGGACTTCTTGCCGTAGTCCACAGACAGACGCTCCATCAGCAGGGAGGTGAAACCAGAGCCGGTGCCACCTCCGAAGCTGTGGAAAACCAGGAAGCCCTGAAGGCCAGTGCACTGGTCagcctgaggagagaggagagaaaatgttaCACTGCAACAAATACAGTTGATATTCTGAGCCTAAATGGGGATTAATTCCTCAAGCTTTACCCACCAGTTTGCGGATCCTGTCCAGCACCAGGTCAATGATCTCTTTGCCGATGGTGTAGTGTCCGCGGGCGTAGTTGTTGGCAGCATCCTCCTTGCCAGTGATCAGCTGCTCAGGGTGGAACAGTTGGCGGTAGGTCCCAGTGCGCACCTcatctgaagagagagagatggaatcaGAAGTTATTTGAGGGTTTGACGAATTGAAATCAAGAGGCAATAATGGCATCTATATTTATGAGAGTTTACCGATGACAGTGGGCTCCAGGTCCACAAAAACAGCCCTGGGGACGTGCTTTCCAGCTCCAGTCTCACTGAAGAAGGTGTTGAAAGAatcatctcctcctccaatGGCTTTGTCACTGGGCATCTGTCCGTCCGGCTGGATCCCATGCTCCAGACAGTAGAGCTCCCAGCAGGCATTGCCAATCTGGACGCCAGCCTGACCTACGTGGATGGAGATGCACTCGCGCTGGAGGGCACAGAAAGAGAAGATTCAGCATTAAAGATTTTGTTAAATCTTAAATCTTGTACGTCTGCCCATTGAAATCATGTACCTCCTTAAAAAGAAGCAGAGTTTTCACAATAACCTGTCTTGATTTTGTGTATTCATGATTAAAATTAATGAATTTTGAAAGAATTTAACATGACCAAACTCAAACCTCGGTGCCAAGTGCATAGAAAATATAAAGACTTTTGTTTGATTGCCTTTAGATGAACAAAACTGTGAAGAACCATAGATTCCACAAATTATTTTGTAGCTATTTGTGAAACTGACCCTGTCTTATATGAAAACTACTGTTAGGCAAGGCTGATTTCAATTATAACATGTCTAAAATCTGTTTTGCAGCAACCCATCTATGCATTTTCTGCTGATCTCTGCTGTGACATAAGACCATGCATATTGTGCATAGGCTTACTGTAGGGAGAGAGGCTTATCTAGGTCAGACAATGTAGGCTGTCGTAGGCTGCTGTCtctttaaaatataaaaacgCCGCATCCACGTTCTCCACAGGAATTATTTGCCATTgaatttttacatttgttttccaGTATAAAGATAATTTTTTTCAGTGGCTTGGTTTGATATACCGATATGTAATAAAGATAATCAGTCGTGTCATCATTCACTGCAGTTAAAATGCTCTTTAGAACAAGGA encodes the following:
- the LOC139924441 gene encoding tubulin alpha chain — protein: MRECISIHVGQAGVQIGNACWELYCLEHGIQPDGQMPSDKAIGGGDDSFNTFFSETGAGKHVPRAVFVDLEPTVIDEVRTGTYRQLFHPEQLITGKEDAANNYARGHYTIGKEIIDLVLDRIRKLADQCTGLQGFLVFHSFGGGTGSGFTSLLMERLSVDYGKKSKLEFSIYPAPQVSTAVVEPYNSILTTHTTLEHSDCAFMVDNEAIYDICRRNLDIERPTYTNLNRLISQIVSSITASLRFDGALNVDLTEFQTNLVPYPRIHFPLATYAPVISAEKAYHEQLSVSEITNACFEPANQMVKCDPRHGKYMACCLLYRGDVVPKDVNAAIATIKTKRSIQFVDWCPTGFKVGINYQPPTVVPGGDLAKVQRAVCMLSNTTAIAEAWARLDHKFDLMYAKRAFVHWYVGEGMEEGEFSEAREDMAALEKDYEEVGVDSIEGEGEEEGEE